CTAGTTTGAAAAGGTGTTTTAACAGCTGCTATTGTCTCATATTTGGTGAGGAATGGTTTATTTTAAGAGCTAGCTGTCCTTACATGAACTGGACATCAACTAGGCGCAACAAGCTTGATCCTGAGCAGCCGGATGTACCTGATGTGCTGGCCAAATTTGTACAATATCCAAAGCATGGAAGCTCAGTGCCTTCAAGTTAAGACACAGAATAGGTTGTATTGTCAAAGACTTATTTCCATCACTCTCTTAGTATGTTAAGCAGTAAGCATGCCATCAGAAGTgtcattctaaaaaaaaaataaaaaaaaaaaaattgcaagttAGGTGTTCATATtttatctgtgtctgtcttttgcCTATCAGGTTGTCTCACTGGTCAAACTCTTGTATCATTTCTTAAGGTTTGGCTTTCAGTATGGCCCGTGGGCACCAGAAGTTCCAGTCCCAGCAAAAGAACGCCAAGAAACAGGCAGAGATCAAGAAGAGCAAAGGCCATGACCAGAAGGCAGCAGCTAAGGCTGCTTTAGTGTACACCTGCTCTGTTTGTCGGGTAAGTGCGTAGTTGGAAGGCAGTGTGTTTGAACCAAGTTCATACAAaggtgccatttttttttttttttttaatcaaatatcTTATGTATAATTTAGTTTGAGGAGGTAGGGATGCACTGCTGCTGTTATCAAAGCTAAAATAAAGCCTAAGTATTTGGCACTGATAAAGTGAGCTGATGCCAAGAGATGCCATGGCTTGCACACACTCTTGTGCAAACTGGCACTTGGGTATATTCTTTCCCATGTTAACCCCACGGGACCAGTTCACAATGAATGAAGATGGAAAAGAGGTTACATGATTGATATAAGTGAATATGATGTACTTAGTATTGACGAGTACTCAGAGAATTATTCATACATGTGCTTGATCCGAAAAATGCCCTCCTTTCAGGAATGTAGGGACATAGTGTGAACCATGTACACAAGCATTTTGACTAAAGATAAAATTGAAGAACTTTTTTCTAGTGATTGTCTTTCAGGCTAGGAACAATAATAAACATTCTTTGTGTTTTACAGAAACAAGGtaaaatcaacatcaacaatCAGGCAAAGAGACatggaagaggagaaaacagcaaaccaataaaatgtcaaaagaaTTAAAAGGAGTTGTAGAGAAAGAAAACTGCAGTCAGAAACAGGCAAACAAGGCAGgagaaacaaaagagaggaaatggataaaatatgcaaaacaggagggttaaaatacacattaggaaaaaaaagcttttacatAAACATGAGTTTTGAGAAGTGATTTAAAACATTATATTGACTCTACACCCTGATATTTAGGAACAGCCATGACCATTTGTGTATTGCAGGCTGTGTTTTGGCTCTGAGGGCCTAACATGTCAGAAATGTAAGTAGAGGAACTAGGATTTGTACACAAGCTCTGAAGCTAACAGGTGACCGGTGCAGAGAGGACAGGATAGGGATAATGGCTTTCTGATGGAGCACAGAGAGAGTGCTGTGTCTAGCCAAGGTgaaataaaagcacagataACCTTCTCAAGGTCAgcagaggataaaaaaaaaacaactttcagtTACCCATTTTCCAAAGTAACCTACTTGAAATCTCCTCAAAAACACCACTGGCATGCAGCTACAATGTAACACAGATGAAGTTGGTGTAGcaggtaaagaaaaaacaaaacaaaaacactccacCACACCTTCGTGATGCATCGTGTCCGTGTTTGGTGTATTTTGAGCACAATAGATGAGGCAAGCATTAGCTAACTTGCCAATTTTGGGCCAATTTGGCTATCGCTGCTTCAGTGAAGCAAGTAAATCATACAGCAAATTGCAGTATCAATATATATAGTTCAGACTTTTCTTCTATTCACTTTGTGTCTGTCTTAGCACTGTTTACCAACACCATACATGAAAGATACAGTGACATACAGTTGTAGTCCATTAATATGCTTTCATTACTAacaattattaaatatttattttcaaaatgacagtgTATTGACCAGAAATACCATGTGAGAAGACCAGCTTTGTGCAGCACATCAGCTGAAACTATATTGCTACCCAGATATGATTATATAGGGAAGCACTTTAATATAGTTAAAATAATATCATTACATTAGAGTGCTTCTGTCATCTTGTCATGCTGAAATGTGTATTGTACAAATTTCTaatggctctgttttttttctacaccTTTTCAGACACAAATGCCTGACCCAAAGACCTTTAAGCAGCACTTTGAAAGCAAGCATCCAAAGTCCCCGATGCCCCCAGAGTTGGTCGGTGTGGAGGCATGAGACACTGGCCCCTTGTTCAGAAAGACAGTTGGAGTTCAATCAGGATGGGTCGAATACATTTTGCCATGTTTCAGATAAAAATATCCTCAGTACAACTTAAATGATTGCCCTTGCTGCCTAATTTAGTAATTTATGTATGGCTATTCTATGCAGGGATGAAAACTGTACTCGCCTTCTTGTCCAAGGTCTTTGTTTTTTAGACTGGATTCATGCAAAATTTTCCTCATTTGCAAGAATTTAGATGGGGGTTAGCGGTGAAGGTGTAAACATAGCAACCAGAGACCCTCTGTAGGCTTGTGCCAAAAGTCCATAAGTTCTGTCGCTGGCTGTAAACATGATGTTTCTATCtgatcatttcaaaatgttaacGCTCACAAGACCAACTTGTCCCTGGGCTCTACCACCGTTACTCCATCTCAGGGCTCCCGCTGTTTCAGGACAAGCTTTgaattcagacaaaaatatgaattGGCACTGACTCAGCTGAACAAGCTTGTAATGTAGTTAATGATACTTGGAGATCATCTGCATTGTAAACCAGTGTACTGTGAAAGCCACAAGGGGTTTTTTACTGAGAGTTCTGATGCACCGGGGTGTGGGAGGAAATTAGAGTTCATGCTACTAGGGATTGGAAAGATAGTCATCCAGAGCCACTCACAATGTATT
The Myripristis murdjan chromosome 16, fMyrMur1.1, whole genome shotgun sequence DNA segment above includes these coding regions:
- the LOC115373523 gene encoding zinc finger protein 706, translated to MARGHQKFQSQQKNAKKQAEIKKSKGHDQKAAAKAALVYTCSVCRTQMPDPKTFKQHFESKHPKSPMPPELVGVEA